A genome region from Brassica oleracea var. oleracea cultivar TO1000 chromosome C2, BOL, whole genome shotgun sequence includes the following:
- the LOC106326402 gene encoding zinc finger protein ZAT12 translates to MVAEIKSTVEATAANCLMLLSRVGQENGGDAKRVFTCKTCLKEFHSFQALGGHRASHRKPNNENLSGLIKKAKTPSSHPCPICGVEFPMGQALGGHMRKHRNENGGGVTLVTRALLPEPTVTTLKKSSSGKRAACLDLSLGMVENLNLKLELGRTVY, encoded by the coding sequence ATGGTTGCGGAGATTAAGTCGACGGTGGAGGCTACGGCGGCGAACTGTCTGATGCTTTTATCAAGAGTCGGACAAGAAAACGGTGGAGATGCAAAACGCGTTTTCACATGTAAGACGTGTTTGAAGGAGTTTCATTCGTTTCAAGCGTTGGGAGGTCACCGTGCAAGTCACAGGAAGCCTAACAACGAGAATCTGTCTGGTCTGATAAAGAAGGCGAAAACGCCGTCGTCTCATCCTTGTCCCATATGCGGAGTGGAGTTTCCGATGGGACAAGCACTTGGAGGACACATGAGGAAACATAGGAACGAGAATGGCGGCGGCGTCACGTTGGTTACAAGAGCGTTATTGCCGGAGCCGACGGTGACGACGTTGAAGAAGTCGAGTAGTGGGAAGAGGGCGGCTTGTCTTGATCTGAGCTTGGGGATGGTTGAGAATTTGAATCTCAAGTTAGAGCTTGGAAGAACAGTTTATTGA